In Halorhabdus tiamatea SARL4B, a genomic segment contains:
- a CDS encoding pyruvate ferredoxin oxidoreductase, whose protein sequence is MAKAEPNPSDEQEVMKGTSAVAKGVMAADPDVVSAYPITPQTGVVEKLSELVADGKLDSEFIKVDSEFNAASTCIGASAAGARAFSATSSQGLKLMSEPLFTAAGMRLPIVMAVANRSLSAPLSIWADHTDAFAERDGGMLQFHAEDVQEAIDHVLMGFRVAEQVNLPVLSNFDGFILTHVQEPANIPTEAEVNEFLPPRDPEYTLDPSDPKTMGAYARPEHWTEARYEIQAAMMESKDVWAKTVEEFKEVFGRDYTEYNGMLDTYHGDADYLLVALGSIAGTIRGVIDEYREQGVDVGLVRPRVHRPFPTEEIRDALGDAEAVGVLTKEMSPGYESALAGEIKGTLYHAEYQPPIKSFVVGMAGRDVTAEGIGAMIEETMEASAPMTFDEQESWPQLREELLETGGDQ, encoded by the coding sequence ATGGCAAAAGCTGAACCCAACCCCTCCGACGAGCAGGAAGTGATGAAGGGGACCTCGGCCGTGGCGAAGGGCGTCATGGCCGCCGACCCCGACGTCGTCTCGGCGTACCCGATCACGCCCCAGACGGGCGTCGTCGAGAAGCTCTCGGAACTCGTCGCCGACGGGAAACTCGACAGCGAGTTCATCAAGGTCGACAGCGAGTTCAACGCCGCCTCGACGTGTATCGGCGCGTCGGCGGCCGGCGCTCGCGCGTTCTCCGCGACGTCGAGCCAGGGGCTGAAACTGATGAGCGAACCGCTGTTTACGGCGGCGGGCATGCGCCTGCCGATCGTGATGGCGGTCGCCAACCGGTCGCTGTCGGCCCCGCTGTCGATCTGGGCCGACCACACCGACGCCTTCGCGGAACGGGACGGCGGGATGCTGCAGTTCCACGCCGAGGACGTCCAGGAGGCCATCGACCACGTGCTGATGGGCTTTCGGGTCGCCGAGCAGGTCAACCTGCCCGTGCTCTCGAACTTCGACGGGTTCATCCTGACCCACGTGCAGGAACCCGCGAACATCCCGACCGAGGCGGAAGTCAACGAGTTCCTCCCGCCGCGTGACCCCGAATACACGCTCGACCCCTCGGACCCGAAGACGATGGGTGCCTACGCCCGGCCGGAGCACTGGACTGAGGCCCGCTACGAGATCCAGGCGGCGATGATGGAGTCCAAGGACGTCTGGGCGAAGACCGTCGAGGAGTTCAAGGAAGTCTTCGGCCGGGACTACACCGAGTACAACGGCATGCTCGACACCTACCACGGGGACGCCGACTACCTGCTGGTCGCGCTGGGGTCGATCGCGGGGACGATCCGCGGCGTCATCGACGAGTACCGCGAGCAGGGCGTCGACGTCGGGCTCGTCCGCCCGCGCGTCCACCGGCCGTTCCCGACCGAGGAGATCCGCGATGCGCTCGGTGACGCCGAGGCCGTCGGGGTCCTGACCAAGGAGATGTCCCCCGGCTACGAGTCCGCGCTGGCCGGCGAGATCAAGGGCACGCTGTATCACGCCGAGTACCAGCCGCCGATCAAGAGCTTCGTCGTCGGCATGGCCGGTCGTGACGTGACTGCCGAGGGCATCGGCGCGATGATCGAGGAGACTATGGAGGCCTCGGCCCCGATGACCTTCGACGAGCAGGAATCGTGGCCACAGCTCCGTGAAGAACTCCTCGAGACGGGAGGTGACCAATAA
- a CDS encoding 4Fe-4S binding protein: MSQTDDPYKNLTITTGAVAEPNTSRTNKTGSWRQFKPVIDVDACIGCGQCDTYCPDQAAKPVEGEDFYGFDLDYCKGCGICAEVCPTDAIEMIREEK; the protein is encoded by the coding sequence ATGAGTCAAACAGACGATCCATACAAGAACCTGACGATCACGACCGGTGCCGTCGCGGAACCGAACACCTCGCGCACGAACAAGACGGGGTCCTGGCGGCAGTTCAAGCCCGTCATCGACGTCGACGCCTGCATCGGGTGTGGACAGTGCGATACGTATTGTCCGGACCAGGCGGCCAAGCCGGTCGAAGGCGAGGACTTCTACGGGTTCGATCTCGACTACTGCAAGGGCTGTGGGATCTGTGCGGAAGTCTGTCCGACTGATGCGATCGAGATGATCCGGGAGGAGAAATAA
- a CDS encoding pyruvate ferredoxin oxidoreductase subunit gamma, with translation MEEIRIHGRGGQGSVTLAQLLAQAAHEEGTWAQAFPAFGVERRGAPVEAFARFDEEKITDRSQVDEPDFVIVQDTSLLEYVDVTDGLNEDGLVLVNTDADPGDLDLETEAEVVTVDATEIALEHLGRPIMNTALLGAFAGATGLLGQDSMEAVITRKFGGEIGEQNVAATNDAFTEVSA, from the coding sequence ATGGAAGAAATACGCATTCACGGTCGTGGCGGCCAGGGTTCGGTCACGCTGGCACAGCTACTGGCACAGGCAGCACACGAAGAAGGGACGTGGGCACAGGCGTTTCCGGCGTTCGGCGTCGAGCGACGGGGCGCGCCCGTCGAGGCGTTCGCGCGCTTTGACGAGGAGAAGATCACGGATCGCAGCCAGGTCGACGAGCCCGACTTCGTCATCGTCCAGGACACGAGCCTCCTCGAGTACGTCGACGTCACCGACGGGCTCAACGAGGACGGCCTCGTGCTGGTCAACACCGACGCCGATCCCGGCGACCTCGATCTCGAGACCGAGGCCGAGGTCGTCACGGTCGACGCGACCGAGATCGCCTTAGAACACCTCGGTCGCCCGATCATGAACACGGCCCTGCTCGGGGCCTTCGCCGGCGCGACCGGCCTGCTCGGCCAGGACAGCATGGAAGCCGTCATCACCCGCAAGTTCGGCGGCGAGATCGGCGAGCAGAACGTCGCCGCAACCAACGACGCCTTCACGGAGGTATCAGCATGA
- a CDS encoding HAD family hydrolase — translation MSYDAIVFDLDGVLLTGYHTAPAVYREAARETLADFDVTVEAVPENLINPDDTGEVRQFCDQHGLPPEAFWGYREHASTVLENERITAGEREPFEDVEVLARLAESATLGIVSNNRHGTVRFVREHFDWGEAFGAVRGRTPTLAGYDRMKPDPHYLESTLDKLGVEPAETLFVGDRLSDVETADRCGADSALLVRDGDRPAGEGDPTHVVESLRDLQALASGGA, via the coding sequence GTGTCCTACGACGCCATCGTCTTCGACCTGGACGGTGTCCTCCTGACGGGGTATCACACAGCCCCCGCCGTCTACCGTGAAGCCGCCCGGGAGACACTCGCTGACTTCGACGTGACCGTTGAAGCCGTCCCAGAGAACCTGATCAACCCGGACGATACCGGCGAAGTCCGGCAGTTCTGTGACCAGCACGGACTTCCACCGGAGGCGTTCTGGGGCTATCGCGAACACGCCTCGACAGTCCTCGAGAACGAGCGGATCACGGCCGGCGAGCGCGAACCCTTCGAGGACGTCGAGGTCCTCGCACGGCTGGCCGAGAGCGCGACGCTGGGAATCGTGAGCAACAACCGCCACGGCACCGTCCGGTTCGTCCGCGAGCACTTCGACTGGGGCGAGGCCTTTGGGGCCGTCCGCGGCCGAACGCCCACGCTCGCCGGCTACGATCGAATGAAGCCCGATCCCCACTACCTGGAGTCGACCCTCGACAAACTCGGGGTCGAACCGGCCGAGACGCTCTTCGTCGGCGACCGGCTCTCGGACGTCGAGACGGCCGATCGATGCGGTGCAGACTCGGCGCTGCTGGTCCGGGACGGCGATCGACCCGCCGGCGAGGGTGACCCGACACACGTCGTCGAGTCGCTCCGAGACCTGCAAGCGCTTGCGAGCGGCGGGGCCTGA
- a CDS encoding endo-1,4-beta-xylanase has protein sequence MAPTLRDVADDNDIRIGAAAAADPIREDFQYRDALREYNAVTAENAMKIGPLRPDEHTYDFEDGDLIAEFAREHDMYFRGHTLVWHNQLPEWLVPFQYTDRELRRLLEDHVRTVAGRYAGDVDTWDVVNEAVADDGGLRETPWLRAFGEEYLDKAFGWAHQSAPEADLFYNDYGADGINDKSDEIYELVSGMLDRGVPIDGVGLQLHALHDPVDPDSVAENIERFKDLGLAVEITEMDVAYTAEDPPEDHLTVQADYYREIVEKANEAGCDTIVAWGVSDQHSWIPHFDDTLTEDPLLLDDSYDRKPAYDAIVDLLS, from the coding sequence ATGGCACCGACCCTGCGAGACGTGGCAGACGACAACGACATTCGAATCGGCGCGGCGGCGGCAGCCGACCCGATCCGGGAGGACTTCCAGTACCGGGACGCGTTGCGGGAGTACAACGCAGTCACGGCCGAGAACGCCATGAAGATAGGGCCGCTGCGGCCCGACGAACACACCTACGACTTCGAGGACGGCGACCTGATCGCCGAGTTCGCCCGCGAACACGACATGTACTTCCGCGGGCACACGCTCGTCTGGCACAACCAGCTGCCGGAGTGGCTGGTCCCCTTCCAGTACACCGACCGGGAACTCCGTCGCCTCCTCGAAGACCACGTCCGCACGGTCGCCGGGCGATACGCCGGCGACGTCGACACCTGGGACGTCGTCAACGAGGCCGTCGCCGACGACGGTGGACTTCGCGAGACGCCCTGGCTTCGGGCCTTCGGCGAGGAGTACCTCGACAAAGCCTTCGGGTGGGCCCATCAGTCTGCCCCCGAAGCCGATCTCTTCTACAACGACTACGGCGCGGACGGGATCAACGACAAGTCCGACGAGATCTACGAGCTGGTCTCGGGCATGCTCGACCGTGGCGTCCCCATCGACGGCGTCGGCCTCCAGCTGCACGCGCTGCACGACCCCGTCGATCCCGACTCGGTCGCCGAGAACATCGAGCGCTTCAAAGACCTCGGCCTGGCGGTCGAGATCACCGAGATGGACGTCGCCTACACGGCTGAGGACCCGCCAGAGGACCACCTGACGGTCCAGGCCGACTACTACCGCGAGATCGTCGAAAAGGCCAACGAGGCCGGCTGTGACACCATCGTCGCCTGGGGTGTGTCCGACCAGCACTCCTGGATCCCGCACTTCGACGACACGCTGACCGAGGACCCGCTCCTGCTGGACGACAGTTACGACCGCAAGCCCGCCTACGACGCGATCGTCGACCTGCTGTCCTGA
- a CDS encoding YbhB/YbcL family Raf kinase inhibitor-like protein, with protein sequence MVAFTLTSPAFDDGAPIPREYGYTERNVNPPLSVAGVPEDAASLAVVMDDPDALEPAGKIWDHWLVWNVPADVGTIPEGYDATETEATEGRNDFGEPGYGGPNPPDGRHTYRFVAYALDTTLSLGPGTTKDDFEAATEGHVLDEATLEGTYAP encoded by the coding sequence ATGGTCGCGTTCACGCTCACCAGCCCCGCGTTCGACGACGGCGCACCGATTCCGAGAGAGTACGGCTACACGGAACGAAACGTCAATCCGCCGCTGTCAGTTGCGGGCGTTCCCGAAGACGCGGCGTCACTCGCGGTCGTGATGGACGACCCCGACGCGCTCGAACCCGCCGGGAAGATCTGGGACCACTGGCTCGTCTGGAACGTCCCAGCCGACGTCGGGACCATCCCCGAAGGCTACGACGCAACCGAGACAGAGGCCACCGAGGGCCGCAACGACTTCGGCGAGCCCGGCTACGGCGGCCCGAACCCGCCGGACGGCCGTCACACGTACCGGTTTGTCGCGTACGCGCTGGACACGACGCTGTCGCTGGGGCCAGGGACGACGAAGGACGACTTCGAAGCCGCCACCGAGGGCCACGTCCTCGACGAGGCGACCCTCGAAGGTACCTACGCGCCGTAA